The DNA sequence CCGCCCGAATATAGTACCAACCAGGAGATAAACCCTTGATATGATAAAAACCTCCCTTGCCCGTGAAAACAAATACCCGAGAGGAAAACGAAGAGTTGGAAGAAACCAATACCAACGCCGAGGAAACACCCCCCCCTCGCTCGTCCGTCACCCTCCCCACTAACTCGGCAGAAAAAACCACCAAAGAAGAAAGGAGAAAAAGAAGGAAAACAATTAGGAAAACCTTCTTTTTTTGCATGCTCCCGGCAGGGACCCCGTGAGGTTTAAATCTTGTTCACCTCATATTCCTAACAGATGAAGAAGGGTTATGTCAAGCAAAAATTCCTCTTGAACTTCAGGAGAACTTGATTTAAACAAGAGGAAAAGTTTTTCTCTATGGGACCAGGAGGGAGAAGGAAATGATAGTAGGTATAGTAGCGGACTCGCATGATAATTTGGATAAGATTAAAAAGGCGGTGGGAATATTAAAAAAACGCAATTGCGAGCTTTTAATTCACGCCGGCGACTGGG is a window from the Acidobacteriota bacterium genome containing:
- a CDS encoding carboxypeptidase regulatory-like domain-containing protein, translating into MQKKKVFLIVFLLFLLSSLVVFSAELVGRVTDERGGGVSSALVLVSSNSSFSSRVFVFTGKGGFYHIKGLSPGWYYIRA